The Cydia amplana chromosome 1, ilCydAmpl1.1, whole genome shotgun sequence DNA segment GTCCCTCACGGCCAACGTGTCGTCGTGGCTGTTCGACGGCATCGACGACCGCGTGCTCGACATCAGCTCGCAGATACCGGTCGTCCAGCTGCCCTTCGACAAGTTCGCCTGGTTCTATACGGTGAGTCGTTTTATCCAAAACGTTTATGAGTGATTTAGGTACACGGTTAGTGATAACTGATAGCAAACGTGACATAGTTGTTCACGCTTAATATCTCACTCATTTCGTAAATGCCTATTGTCGTGCTGCACTTTGTAAAGTTCGGGTGGTACATACTATTTGTTTTGAGAAGACAGTGAGAGGCACCACAAGGGGAGACAGCCATATAATATGATTAGCAAAGAATATTTCTATTATCATAGCGAGTCGGTTAACTCCACTTAACTTTACttgcataggtacttaagtCAGTTGCAACTTAGAATTTATATACTACTGTAGATATATTTTGCTCATTTAGTACATCGTACATTACAGCATTCCGTTTCCCCTGATAAGATTGCTACGCAACACTTCAAAAATAGATCGTTTGTTTGTATAAAACCGTTTTGCGTACATGGATGcctaattattttaaaccaaacatttattttattttcataagcGCCATGTCGGTATAATTTTTAACTTCAGGGCCTTCATATCTATGATTTGGCATTTTCGATAATCACTTTCCActgagccggtgtagctttatttgacgttcataaacgCATTGTAAATATGTCTACtttaataaactatattttatctttatatttATCTTTATCACTGCATTTAGTATTAATGAATGTCACCTTTGTAAAATTATGCTATTTCGTGCACAGaaaagtgtacctacctaatctccGTCTAGTTGGTAGGTATTGACCTTTATACCATCCAGTGTCTGTGTCATCGAACAGTTGAGACTCGTAGCGTGAAGTAATTCCGTGAAATCGTCCTCTTGTCaatttttaataacattcattcacGAACAATGCATTTGTCATCGGAGTAACAAAGAGACACGAACACGATATAAATGTATACTTTTGACCGAGTAAAATATTAGATACTGACCTGTAGGTAATTTTTGcgctaaatatttactttacctAACTACTAGGTCAAAAGAAGCCGTTTCACAGACACATTCGGTATGTACTGTTTTAGACTCTAAGACTCTAGATTTACCATACTAAGATAGTTAGATCATACTAATTTATCTAGCGATTTCATGGTTATAGCGCGATTACAGTCTTTCAATTCAATATAACCTATTAAATGGATACAAAAGCGTAGGTAGGCATTTATTTGGCTAAgagagaaataaatatatcgAAAGATAGGAAAATCCTATCTAGTGACAGGGAAATCTAACTATTGTTTACTGCACAATAATtcttcattttattaaattgtacaacgcgacttaatcgcgtatctaagtttttaagatttacctccgacgtttcgaggacggcgttgtccccgtggtctcggagaagacttaAGTTGACaacagcatcttctaaccgcgcgagtttttcgaactacccgcacttggtcttgtttatccgcttgaacgttttgcgcactagggatgtcactctgttgacacacaacactaacgatattcgatttatcgactgtcgatattcatTTACGCTTAagtacatttactaatgactggattccatgtggaatttaataatgtgtaaaaatcgtgaaagtttaaatcagtgtcatTCTTCATTTTCTTCAAGTTcgctgtgaaaaaaaaaaccacgaataacttaataagtaggtgttttgcttttaaattcaaaatgaaatatttaatcTGTTTCCTTTTTAGTATAATACTTTAATCAAGAGGTTGGCAAACAATGTCGCCTTTTTAACTAGGAAGCTGTTGCTGAGAATGCACTGTATTGATTGCAATTAGAGATGGGTAGGGGTGAGTaaatactgagtatttactCGGTATTTACTCAAAGCACCCGATAAATACATCATTTAGGTGGGTAAAAACGATagcttataaaatattcaaaaagtgAGATTTAAGAACAAAATTGTCTTTTATTGAAGAGTGCTAACGTGTGTTAacaatatctataaaataaaaagcatatAGGACGCTTAATTTAGGAAAAGAAGGTAATTATTAGTGAGAGGCAAATTGTGATAATGCATAgttaacaattttgttttaaataagaaggtatttaatttaaaaatatggtacttaaaTTCTATCGATGTTCTACTAGATAACTGCATGACGCGCAAAAGTGCGTGTTTACGCGGCACTTCTTTTATTAAggattttttaaagaaaactcgaaaatggctcaaccgatgatgttcaaaatattgttttttgtaCTCTATTATACGGCTAATCTCCCgatatgtttttatattttttctgaacTTTGGTTCTAAAGTTATAGAgagataaacattattttggccTTTCGAAACGGTTTTTGtccaaaaatattcaatttatccAAAAATGTTCTTAGAAACattccagttatttttaaatacccaTTTAATGATGTGCAACACGTTAAtggtttctgaaaaaaaaaattgtgacaattagttacatgtatggagtgcccctcttaaaaatacatttcttaCAATTTTGAGTTCTTAATCCAGTAGCGGCTTACAAAATACACCTATATTTCAAATTCATATGCCCCTTTCAGCACTCTAAACAGTTTATACCCACCAATTTGGGTATAAACGAGTAAATACGGGTATATTGAGTAAATACTGAGTATTTACCCGGTATTTACCCCTGAGTATTTACTCACTACCCATCTCTAATTGCAATGCATTTGCTTTACAGAGTTAGTCTTACTAATAATACAGCGAACCTCCGGGGTATCCCGATCATTTTGGTATTGTTTGTTCCTGCCTTTGAGCGTCGTAGTTTTCAGGGCTTCTTTGTTAGTAAAGTTTTCCCCCTTCTTTCATGCCCTTTTGCCAAGCCTTCTTAGAGGGTCGCGCCCTACTGGTTGGAAACTCCTGCCATACAAATAAATTGAGGTCTGATGAGGTCGATCCTGTAAAGGTGATCGACCTCATCAGACCGcaatttatttgtataatattgTAACAAGTGAATGCCCTAAATTTTAGTTTAACTATGTCCCTTTTATTACTTTCCTGAACCAAATACCAATAAAATGGGTTATTCAAGAAGCGAAAGCGTCCGTTGAAGAATGCGGCGTGCGTTATGGAACGCCAGCGTAATCGGTTAGTAGCCGACACGTAATGGTTACCAAATACCACCGCAACAGCTGATCGATTAGGATCGGCTGCGATCGTGATTAAAATGATTGAAATGGGTTCCTGACGATGGGTTTCGTACCCCCTATGGGGACCATGAGGTCCTTTGACCCAATTAGTTTTGAcattttagtttatttgtatgGAGGACCAACAGATTTTTAGGAGCTGTATCTAAAATAAATTTGGATCCGTTGTTATATAATATGATCGGTTAAGAAATCAGCTTTCTCTTTGTGTAATTAAAAGTTTCAAAGTTTTTCCTCGGTAGCTCGGTAGGTAGATACGAATCACGTGAGTGATTAATGATTATCCCAAGAACAGCTATCTATCATATAATCACTTGTTTATTTTGCGATATTTGTGAATCGATCTGAATTTAACGATTTTGTTGCTAACAAGGTAAGTTTGGAGCCACTATATCTTGGTATGATGTAAAGTTAGAGGTAAAAAGTGCAATacaatcaaattaaaaaaatataataataaatatatatgtattacccAATCACACACAAATCCACCTCGTCCCACAGAACTCAGGCCCTCGAACTTCATAAGCGGGGTAATTATATCTAGGCCCTTTAAAAATAGGCCTATAAAAATGCCCTTTTCTTTTACAGCGTAACGGCTCCATGGAATACGACGGCATATTCCTCATGAACACCGGCGCGGCGGACTTCATGGAGCTGGGCAACGTCGAGAAGTGGAAGTACTCCAACCGCACCGTGTACCGCGACGAGTGCGGGGAGGTGCGCGGCTCGAGCGGCGAGCTGTGGGCGCCCGAGCTCGGCCAGCCGGCGGTCCAGGTGTTCCTGCCTGACATGTGCACGTCAGTATTCATTCTGTGGTTTCAACAGCGCCattaggctacatgactaatttttctttatggtatcaatcgatcgggtttgtttttaggatcaaatgtctatatgggacccattgcattaaagtaacacaaaagtcagaaattgtagtcaaagtccgacagtcgcacttcactcgcgaaacgccctatacaaaacggccagaggccgtgacgtcatcgcccatcttgtagtatggacaaaacaagaaaattgcgtttttgtcggtgaaatattgcgtttatgtatatagttgctatacaatatttttttgaatgaaatgtaaggaatcgaatggtacccttacttttatcgtttttggaagttaaaaaaacttaaattttgaaactttcaggtcctgtaattttgtaatttttcaatattttattttaatatccacattattgtgataaattgctcgtttgctatctattttacttgattttgttataaaattcaacatgtgtcatcatccctattggagTGCTGAAAGTTGTCATCGAGATCATGTTCCGAGTCTAAACTCGTCCGTCCTTTAGACCTTTAAAAGGCTGTATCTTGGCAACTGTAATTAGAGTTGTGCCATTCTCGAAGACGTTCTCCGTTTTGTATGGGTAACGTTGCAACTCGAGAGTAATTCCCGTAGTCTGCTAGCCCGGAATAAAATTATACACACAGGTAAAAAAAACTTGAGACAAACATTAGTCATCCTCATCTTATAACTActtattattccaatatttcGAATTGCCTTAATAacgaacaaaaataaataaatgcctaGATTAAAATTACTACTGTATCTACGTGAAATGTGTGCGTGGACTCAATTCACTATCGATAAATATGAATAGACTTAAACGTAAcagaattatattattttttattgatcgGAATTACGTAAAGggattagtaaaaaaatatatacacctGACCTGTCCTTATCTGCTTGATACAGTCTACACGTACAATCGTACatagtacatatacatatacatattatctaataatatatgaatttatatttaataaaaaaaacatataatccAGACATGATAAAAGTTTGCGTCgcatgatagatagatagataatatttttattttatgacatTGCATGTGATTGATTATAAATGACTAGTGACTaactattgtttattgttttaattaaaaaccttTATTGCTGCGGCGCTTAACATATTAAGTTGCGATAAGCTTGCTAAGAATATTAAAGGCTAGAAATCCACGGAACCATCCATTAAAAAGAAAGGGAAGAAAAAGATTCTGAAACCACCCCCATTttaatactaatagaaataaaGTAGTAAcgataagttaaaaataaagcGGAGGGAATGTCGGTTAGCCCttgccacagggcggacacgccatacatacctcaaaaatcatttgcgtttatatgtgtgcgcggcacgtctgtacacgcgtcattgtgtatgtgtgggtaagtcgctttactgagaggacgccagaagtccgccagattcatgtcgcggccagtcgcggggcgaggtaatgcgagtcggggcggagcggtgcgtggccgttctgtatataatattattacttattctgtgtcctTGCACTGTTTGCCCTAAAATaccctaaataataaatataaaaaccaACAAATGTTTTTGCAGAGGGCTCTAGACAAGTAAAACCATAACGCTCATCTAAGACCCATCGCTCAACTTATTTATCAAAAATCTTTTGCAGAAAACTGCATCGAAATAGATCGATTCGTTGAGAAGATAAATGGAAACATTCAAAAATGGTTTATCTACGGGTGCGCGGACTCAACTCACCTGTTACGCTTtcttattataaaaacaaaatcttCCTTGGAGTTAATATCGTTAGATTTTTGTATTGGTATATGCGGCGGTTTGTCGTACAACCACATAAACCATACTTGCTTGAATACTTcgtcaatacatattataaaacaaagtcccctgccgcgtctgtctgtctgtatgttcgcgataaactcaaaaactactgtacggattttcatgcggttttcacgtattaatagagtgattcttgaggaaggttttggtgtataatttgtaaaggttttgtgtaaattcgttgaactacccgtgcgaagccgggtcgggtcgctagtaatagaTAATTTAACGTTTTTTGGCCTATTTCCAGGTACCTGACCTTGGGTATGGACAAGGAGGTTCACGTGGCCGGCATAGACGGAGTTCAGTACGCCGCCAACGTGTCCGTGTTCGACAACGGGTACAACTACCCTAGCACGGTTGGTACAATGTACTATCATAGTACAaagagctgcaaaattgcatggatacattatgaatggaattaATTTGTGAGGTCCCAGGGGTAAagaccttatggccgttggcgcttacgctattattaacgccgctccgccgccgcgcgctattattattgcggcgctatgcgacgtaagcgccaagtgccataaggtaccttttgccgtggaacgtcacatttatatAGTGGCCATGTACTTTTGTGGCTCGATTTACTAAAAATCGCAAAGTCACATTTAATCAAGCTTTGTTCtacttaaccctttgaacgctttatgaccaaaaacgtcacttacaCGCCAAGTTCACGGGCGACTTGaaagtgtgaaggttactttgacagcGTACGCCATAACACTTATAGTTGTCTATGGCGCGGTGGGCACAACTAGTAACGACGCCTTTAGGTATTTGAAAATCTGGTCCGGGGGAACCAGTGACCCTTGAGAAAATACCTGGCTTGTACCCGTAACTCTGTCATTCTAATTATAGTGTATGATAAGACTGTAACTACCGTCTAAATATCATTcgggttaaaaaaaactgtGGGTTAAAAGGACATCGTCGTCACTTTCTTTAACACGGTTCTCAATGGTACAACATTTTACAACAaagttaggttagttaggtacATAAGTTAGTTGTGTGAACGATTAAGTTAATAAACCCTCAACTGGAAACTCAAGCCACGGACGCATTAtctggggcctattgcataacattttacagctcataatacaagcggaagtctctttctaataaaagggaatgaaaagaggcgtccgcttgtcccatagactaggaatcctctagactgagtttagagcgattatttcatgaaaccgatgctgccaaaaatacgggggtgcggggggacgagttGAGCGAATCccatgccgtgattggtccgttcaaagacacggaccaatcacggcacgggattgactcgaagatggagtaaatctaccgtatgagtggcagagggggtagcgttactatgctcagtctagaggatgtcttgtctgtggcttgTCCGCTTCATCAATGACAATCAAAATCCATTCCAAGTTGAAATCTATTCGGTCGTTTCTAGGCTTGCTACTGCGACGTGCAGCGCGACCTGGACTGCCTGCCGCCGGGCGCGCTGAACGTGTCGGCGTGCCGCTACGGCGCGCCCGCGTTCGTGTCGCTGCCGCACTTCCTGCACACCGACCCCTACTACCCCAGCAAGATAGAGGGCTTGGACCCCACCGAGTGAGTTCCGTAGGCtatctcatttttagggttccgtacccaaagggtaaaaacgggaccctattactaagactccgctgtccgtccgtccgtccgtccgtctgtcaccacgctgtatctcacgaaccgtgatagctagaccgttgaaattttcacagatgatgtatttctgttgccgctatatcaacaaatactaaaaacagaataaaataaagatttaagtcggGCTCCcatatacaacaaacgtgatttttgaccgaagttaagcaacgtcgggcggggtcagtacttggatgggtgaccgtttttttgcttgttttgctctattttttgttgatggtgcggaaccctccgtgcgcgaggccgactcgcacttggccggttttttctcaaATGTGGCAAAAAATAGTCGCGACCAATGGTATCGACTATTTGTACAGCTGGTATGTATAAAGCTgctatttatttgattttctcGCTCTGATTGGTCGAGAGTCGACCATCGGACCAACCGACTCGTCCGTACATTGCTTAGTTTCTAGCCTCTTCGagactatattatttatttgtgctcTGAtcgttttattattaatttttttaacttgttttttgtcaaCAGTGAACATAACTTCAGACTGGCGTTAGAAATGCTCACGGGCATGCCGCTTCAGGTCGCCGCTCAGTTGCAGATCAGCATGCTAGTCCGCCATATAAACCTAGTCAGGTAATTTGCACTGcacataataaaaacatacaaaGAACACGACTCTAGACTGGATGTCCATGGGCATGCCGCAGGAAATGTCCACTGAGATATATATCAACATGTTTATCCACCATTAATACTAGTTGCGTCAGGACAGTTGCATTTCTAAATCCTTGCATTATTGCTGTAAAGGTAAAGAAAGATAATATGAATCTCAATAGATGAGAAAATGCGGGAACTCCTATTGGGAAATCTTATTGGCACACTTTTGACGATTTTAGTATTTTCGTCAAGAAATCAAACATTTGCATTGTAAAAGTAACATTGGTGAAGTGGAACTGCCAATGAAAAGCAGAATGGGAATCATTTACGAAACTTATTACACATCATTGGTTTTGTTTCTGAAGAACGTATTGATGATTGGCGAAAGTCTCCAATGAAAGATTCATCGTTTAACGATGTCACATACCAGGCTAATTGTAACACTACTGTTCTGTCTCATTTAAATATTTGCATACaagtaatttttttgttgatgtctGTCCGTTATTTGTAGCCTCAACAACCAGTTGCCGGACCCGGACACGCTGGTGCCGATGTTCTGGTTCCGGCAGGAGGTGCACATCACGCCCGAGTACGCGAGGCTGGCGCGGATGGCGCTCAACCTGCGGTACGGCGTTCCGTACGCGCTCTACACGTTGACTGTGAGTACTGATACTTTCCGGTTGCTGCCCGCTTTCGAAACCGGACGTATACCCCGTCCGGTTTCGTAAGCGGACAGCAGGGGTACATATTCCGGCACTTGTATGTTCGCTTCACACCCGAGTATACGCGCATGATCAGAATGGTATTTGACTTGCATTACGAATCAGCATTTTCGATGCGTTGATTGCAAGTTCTTGATACAATTTGGGCAACAACCTTCTTCCGGAACCGAACGCAGGAAATTCTGGTTCGCTACGGGGAATCAGACTCAAAAGTCcatttaaaaacaatttgtGACAACAGCTACACTGAATATTAATCCTTCACTGTGATAATAAATTAGCAAAAATTATCCCTATAGTAATATTTTAGCTTTAAGCGGTTCTTTGTGAATTAAACATCAAACCTATAACCGTCAATATTTATTTGCAGGGTCTGGGACTCCTTCTAATAGTATCAGGCATCATAGTGCTAATAAGAAGACTGCTGCTCTCGCCCGAGACCACGCCCATACTGTCCGCCGAGACCACTTCTGACGAACAATGACTAGGAAGGTTTTAAGGGTACTAATTTTACTTACAATTATTAtagccaaagagaatttgatatagaggcggattgtcaaagtatattatgtagctacagtaaatttattgccatctttcgacagaagattaaaactgttcgaACGCCATTgcatgtgttaatttgttaaatatcaaaaatttaCACCATCCACACacatggtgcaatcttttcgaacgatggcgccatacctttggcctactgtcgagtagatggcgttcatttttgatatttaacaaatgtaacacatatcagtgaaagaataaggatcaaagtcaaatggcgttctaaaagttttaatattctgtcgaaagatgacagtaaatttactgtgggtACGTAATTAACCATGACAATAACTCTCTATAAATTCTATTCGCTTTGTTGTAGCTAATAGTGTGATATGCCATTCTATGCCTTCCATCCTCTATTAACGACGTTATGAACTAGGGGTGACAACTATGGTAATAATAACGAAATGGTTTTCCATCAGTACACTGTAAATTAAGCTGGTAAAAATGTTGAACAAATATTTCAAGAtccaaataaatatgtaaaagtcTTAGACTCAAGATGAAAAGACTGTATACTACACATTGACTGGTAATCAATCACAAATGATCCCCCAGCGGAGACATAAGGGCTTATGAAATGTATAAGAAATGTGTAAGACGAAGACAATTTAACTAACCTACGTGCCTTATTATATTCAACAAATATGTAatctttattaataattgttatttttaaatcttgttaaattttattttttatcgctGTGATCTTGAATTGTTTAGTATAAGTCATAACTACCTTACTGACTGTTTCCTTTGATGAGGCTACGTTATTAAGCCGGTATTATGCCTGTTTTTGGTTTAACTTCATCTACTTGTTCAATATCAACATGTAACAAAAAGACTCACCATAACCAAAGTGACTCCTAGACCAAACGGTATTTAGtaaaacagtaattatagtttaATACCACAGAGCTGTAATATATCGGCAGAAGTAGGATCGCTacaacgaactagaataactctatacagggtggctaattCCTAATTCCCGTTGcaatgggaccaaccccgaaatcgcgaaaaaaaaattgtcattttccatgggagggtaattttttttctcaaaaatgaacCCACGGGTTCCGTGCCGCGACTCGTGCGACTCTACAGCTCGCATGTTGAAGTCAGTTTCTTTCTTGAGCGACCCTACCTTTGTCTGCCTGTCAACTCAGCGTtcaatacataggtacttagttacTTCCACATAGTTACAGTTGGTAaataaatagtagtagtagtagtagtagtagtaatcactttattgtacacaacacaggtttacataattcgttaatagttaatagtttttatcttatttgaaacttattattttaaataagagTCGAAAGCGGATAGTCCGTTTTTTTGCCGACTACTTATACGTTATTTAAATACATGTTATTAatagaatatttatttaattagaaTAGTAGTACTTATCTATGTTAAATTCAAATCCGACATCTTACAATTAATATCCTTATCGTTAATATCCTTAATAGCCTtgtcaaataaaacaaaaaactaccACAAAAAACATTCCACATTCCAGCATACACCATAGTTTCTATACTTAGCTGTCAATTAAATTTTCCAAATTATTTGTTTATGAGATAGCGCTATTTTGCTAAGgctggtattccacctgtccaatttctttgttcaAAGTGTATTTGCGtgtcacattttgcttagtgagagtgagacgcaatgcacattggaccaagaagtTGGACACGACGAATACCAGCCTTAGGAAGGCAGAATGTGAACAAGCCGGTTTAAAGGAGACGGCTGCTCTATGCAGCTGCTCAGT contains these protein-coding regions:
- the LOC134648680 gene encoding protein croquemort-like is translated as MVSSGMKSGLLMGFGSGFVVLGAVAVVYWPALFFAQLQKMMVLSNTSTSFGIWREVPIPMYLECFLLNITNVDEILAGHNVSIRVSQMGPYVYREYHIKENITWHDNNTISYFNKRTWHFQPDMSNGSLSDLVTSINPVVVTVAHMVRHQNSVIRMGAELFMRAFHDNIFLTANVSSWLFDGIDDRVLDISSQIPVVQLPFDKFAWFYTRNGSMEYDGIFLMNTGAADFMELGNVEKWKYSNRTVYRDECGEVRGSSGELWAPELGQPAVQVFLPDMCTYLTLGMDKEVHVAGIDGVQYAANVSVFDNGYNYPSTACYCDVQRDLDCLPPGALNVSACRYGAPAFVSLPHFLHTDPYYPSKIEGLDPTDEHNFRLALEMLTGMPLQVAAQLQISMLVRHINLVSLNNQLPDPDTLVPMFWFRQEVHITPEYARLARMALNLRYGVPYALYTLTGLGLLLIVSGIIVLIRRLLLSPETTPILSAETTSDEQ